The following coding sequences are from one Pseudonocardia sp. EC080619-01 window:
- the pgeF gene encoding peptidoglycan editing factor PgeF: MPEVPTRPGARVRRVTTTRAGGRSGGPFATFNLSLGVGDDPAAVTANRARVVRELGLSGLVFLTQVHGRDVTVLREPPRARPGTGGVAPDVPDVDAVVTDVPLLGIAVLAADCVPVLLGDPQAGVVGAAHAGRVGAATGVLDAVVGEMTALGAAPERLEVLLGPAVCGQCYEVPAAMRDEVEAALPGSASTTRTGTAGLDLRAGLARRLAGLGVTKVGTDPRCTIEDPDLFSHRREGRCGRQAAITWLDPRDVRDGRGAPARAAR; the protein is encoded by the coding sequence GTGCCGGAGGTACCGACCCGGCCCGGGGCGCGCGTCCGCCGGGTCACGACGACGCGTGCGGGCGGCCGGTCGGGCGGCCCGTTCGCCACGTTCAACCTGTCCCTCGGCGTCGGTGACGACCCGGCGGCCGTGACGGCGAACCGGGCCCGGGTGGTCCGCGAGCTGGGCCTGTCCGGGCTGGTGTTCCTGACGCAGGTGCACGGGCGCGACGTGACCGTCCTGCGTGAGCCGCCACGGGCCCGTCCGGGGACCGGCGGTGTGGCACCGGACGTCCCGGACGTCGACGCCGTCGTCACCGACGTGCCGCTGCTCGGCATCGCCGTGCTCGCCGCGGACTGCGTCCCGGTGCTGCTGGGCGATCCACAGGCCGGTGTCGTCGGGGCAGCACACGCGGGTCGCGTCGGCGCCGCCACCGGGGTCCTGGACGCCGTCGTCGGCGAGATGACGGCGCTCGGCGCCGCCCCCGAGCGGCTGGAGGTGCTGCTCGGCCCCGCCGTCTGCGGGCAGTGCTACGAGGTTCCGGCCGCGATGCGCGACGAGGTGGAGGCCGCACTGCCGGGCAGCGCGTCGACCACCCGCACGGGCACCGCGGGCCTCGACCTGCGCGCCGGGCTGGCCCGACGGCTGGCCGGCCTCGGCGTGACAAAGGTCGGCACCGACCCGCGCTGCACCATCGAGGACCCCGACCTGTTCAGCCACCGTCGCGAGGGCCGGTGCGGCAGGCAGGCCGCGATCACCTGGCTCGACCCGCGTGACGTGCGCGACGGTCGCGGCGCCCCCGCACGCGCGGCACGATGA
- a CDS encoding cell division protein SepF — protein MSAMYRLKAYFGMVPADEMDYVDEPDHYRGGHEQHVGPRGDRWSSGGGRFADPAGYDDDRYDGPGGYDDGWGARTAREPVRPARAVRQEARGEREPGTGPGDRGMLPTPIGGGAGAAVRGSLAMDPDAFRGPSREPQREERVAPVAPAPAPSTVPEQRDRNAAGLSSITTLHPRSYTEARTIGERYREGVPVIMNLTDLDGATAKRLVDFAAGLVFALRGGFDKVTDRVFLLTPADVEVSADDARRLAERGAFRQD, from the coding sequence ATGAGCGCGATGTACCGGCTGAAGGCCTACTTCGGCATGGTCCCGGCCGACGAGATGGACTATGTGGACGAACCGGACCACTACCGGGGCGGCCACGAGCAGCACGTCGGCCCGCGTGGCGACCGCTGGTCGTCCGGTGGGGGGCGGTTCGCCGACCCGGCCGGCTACGACGACGACCGTTACGACGGCCCCGGGGGCTACGACGACGGCTGGGGCGCCCGTACGGCGCGCGAACCGGTCCGTCCGGCGCGCGCCGTGCGGCAGGAAGCCCGCGGCGAGCGGGAGCCGGGAACGGGTCCCGGCGACCGTGGAATGCTCCCGACCCCCATCGGCGGCGGCGCCGGAGCGGCCGTCCGCGGCTCGCTCGCGATGGATCCCGACGCCTTCCGCGGCCCCTCCCGGGAGCCGCAGCGGGAGGAGCGCGTGGCCCCGGTGGCGCCCGCTCCGGCCCCGTCGACGGTGCCCGAGCAGCGTGACCGCAACGCCGCCGGCCTGTCCTCGATCACGACGCTGCACCCCCGCAGCTACACCGAGGCGCGGACCATCGGCGAGCGCTACCGCGAGGGTGTGCCGGTCATCATGAACCTCACCGATCTCGACGGCGCGACGGCGAAACGCCTGGTCGATTTCGCTGCGGGACTGGTCTTCGCGCTGCGCGGGGGCTTCGACAAGGTCACCGACCGGGTGTTCCTTCTCACCCCCGCGGACGTCGAGGTGTCCGCCGACGACGCGCGGAGGCTCGCCGAGCGCGGAGCTTTCCGACAGGATTGA
- a CDS encoding cell division protein FtsQ/DivIB — MTDGDGDGDDAGTGGRRTPEQERRAAERARRIRERRSAERSGRSGRSGSRETDPAADRDGGPDGEEIGPSVGERDGTPRPGRRSAAAVRERTAARSADRGRTRDPRHRRRRTVALVATVVVALLGVSAAAWWGLAQYGPGVASVEVTGARQIPARDVVDAAAVDIGTPLAAVDTAAVASRVSAIPGVATVDVDRSWPDTLTVAVTERTPVALADTPDGRMLVDVAGFAYRPAPPDVRLPVLQLSSVAPDDPATLAAVAVLRALPQPVRDQVETLSAGAAGSTFELGLTEGRRVLWGPWADGAATERRAAVLGPLLGREGTVYDVSSPALVTVRDD, encoded by the coding sequence ATGACCGACGGCGACGGCGACGGCGACGACGCGGGCACCGGCGGCCGGCGTACCCCCGAGCAGGAGCGACGGGCCGCCGAGCGCGCCCGCCGCATCCGTGAGCGCCGGTCCGCCGAGCGGTCCGGGCGGTCCGGACGGTCCGGCTCGCGGGAGACCGACCCGGCCGCCGACCGGGACGGGGGGCCCGACGGCGAGGAGATCGGTCCGTCGGTGGGGGAGCGGGACGGCACCCCGCGCCCCGGGCGTCGCAGCGCGGCCGCGGTCCGCGAACGCACCGCCGCCCGGTCCGCCGACCGGGGACGCACCCGGGACCCGCGCCACCGCCGCCGTCGGACGGTCGCGCTGGTCGCGACCGTCGTCGTCGCACTGCTCGGGGTGTCCGCCGCCGCGTGGTGGGGCCTCGCGCAGTACGGGCCCGGGGTCGCGTCGGTCGAGGTCACCGGCGCCCGCCAGATCCCCGCCCGGGACGTCGTCGACGCCGCCGCCGTCGACATCGGCACACCGCTCGCGGCGGTCGACACCGCCGCCGTCGCCTCCCGGGTCTCGGCGATCCCCGGCGTCGCGACCGTCGACGTGGACCGTTCCTGGCCGGACACGCTGACCGTGGCCGTCACCGAGCGGACCCCGGTCGCGCTGGCCGACACGCCCGACGGCCGGATGCTCGTCGACGTCGCCGGGTTCGCCTACCGGCCGGCGCCCCCGGACGTGCGGCTGCCCGTGCTCCAGCTGTCGTCGGTCGCACCCGACGACCCGGCCACGCTCGCCGCCGTGGCCGTCCTGCGGGCGTTGCCGCAGCCGGTCCGCGACCAGGTGGAGACGCTGTCGGCGGGCGCGGCGGGCTCGACGTTCGAGCTCGGCCTCACCGAGGGCCGCCGGGTGTTGTGGGGTCCGTGGGCCGACGGCGCCGCCACCGAGCGGCGCGCGGCCGTGCTCGGCCCGCTGCTCGGCCGCGAGGGCACCGTCTACGACGTCTCCAGCCCGGCCCTCGTGACCGTTCGCGACGACTGA
- a CDS encoding YggS family pyridoxal phosphate-dependent enzyme: MADSNPPDRTAELKERLGAVRERLDAACRAAGRDPAAVSLLAVTKTVPARDVADLIDLGLAAFAENRAQEAGTKVADVARLRPDADARWHFVGGLQRNKVRAVLPWVTRIESVDSPRLARAIDKEVAKARDRGERSGPLPVLVQYSVDGDPDRGGVPDDGLDELTDLVTELPGLELGGLMAVAPLVGEPERAFATIAAAARRTRERHPGAVELSAGMSADLETAVDHGSTVVRVGTALVGERRIASE, from the coding sequence GTGGCCGACTCGAACCCGCCCGACCGCACCGCGGAGCTGAAGGAACGTCTCGGCGCCGTCCGGGAACGACTGGACGCGGCCTGCCGGGCCGCCGGTCGCGACCCCGCCGCGGTCTCCCTGCTGGCGGTGACGAAGACCGTCCCCGCCCGTGACGTCGCGGACCTGATCGACCTCGGGCTCGCCGCGTTCGCCGAGAACCGCGCCCAGGAGGCCGGGACGAAGGTCGCCGACGTCGCGCGGCTCCGCCCGGACGCGGACGCCCGCTGGCACTTCGTCGGGGGCCTGCAGCGGAACAAGGTACGGGCGGTGCTCCCGTGGGTGACACGGATCGAGTCGGTCGACTCGCCCCGGCTGGCCAGGGCGATCGACAAGGAGGTCGCGAAGGCGCGGGACCGTGGCGAGCGCAGCGGTCCGCTGCCGGTGCTCGTCCAGTACAGCGTCGACGGCGACCCGGACCGCGGCGGCGTGCCGGACGACGGGCTCGACGAGCTGACCGACCTGGTCACCGAACTGCCCGGCCTCGAGCTCGGGGGCCTGATGGCCGTCGCGCCGCTGGTGGGGGAGCCGGAGCGAGCGTTCGCCACGATCGCCGCGGCCGCCCGGCGGACACGGGAGCGCCACCCCGGTGCGGTCGAGCTCTCCGCCGGGATGAGCGCCGACCTGGAGACCGCCGTCGATCACGGATCGACCGTGGTGCGTGTCGGTACGGCTCTTGTGGGGGAACGGCGGATAGCCTCCGAGTAA
- the ftsZ gene encoding cell division protein FtsZ: MTPPHNYLAVIKVVGIGGGGVNAVNRMIEVGLKGVEFIAVNTDAQALLMSDADVKLDIGRELTRGLGAGANPEVGGKAAEDHAEEIEEVLKGADMVFVTAGEGGGTGTGGAPVVASIARKLGALTIGVVTRPFTFEGRRRAGQAEDGIQGLRNECDTLIVIPNDRLLQLGDVGVSLMDAFRSADEVLLSGVQGITNLITTPGLINLDFADVKSVMSGAGSALMGIGSSRGEGRAVQAAEKAINSPLLEASMDGAQGVLLSIAGGSDLGLFEIHEAASLVQEAAHPEANIIFGTVIDDSLGDEVRVTVIAAGFEGGTPTHKKLEPAVFRQGTQKPAEPAATQPAAPQAPATQQTSPTSPVTPTTPAAPPAGAQGQAADRTAPHLPASVSADRTGVLPPAQPTAPAPRQPDLRNEHAAPGADATGPVSAPASHGTAARPPAAADPAEDEVDVPPFMRR; encoded by the coding sequence ATGACGCCCCCGCACAACTACCTGGCCGTGATCAAGGTCGTCGGCATCGGTGGCGGCGGCGTGAACGCCGTCAACCGCATGATCGAGGTCGGCCTCAAGGGCGTGGAGTTCATCGCGGTGAACACCGACGCCCAGGCGCTGCTGATGTCGGACGCCGACGTCAAGCTCGACATCGGTCGCGAGCTGACCCGCGGTCTCGGCGCCGGCGCCAACCCGGAGGTCGGTGGCAAGGCCGCCGAGGACCACGCGGAGGAGATCGAGGAGGTCCTCAAGGGGGCCGACATGGTCTTCGTGACCGCGGGTGAGGGCGGTGGCACCGGTACCGGTGGCGCCCCGGTCGTCGCGTCGATCGCGCGGAAGCTCGGCGCGCTCACCATCGGCGTGGTCACCCGGCCCTTCACGTTCGAGGGCCGCCGGCGTGCCGGCCAGGCCGAGGACGGCATCCAGGGGCTCCGCAACGAGTGCGACACGCTGATCGTCATCCCGAACGACCGGCTGCTGCAGCTCGGCGACGTGGGCGTCTCGCTGATGGACGCCTTCCGCTCCGCCGACGAGGTGCTGCTCTCCGGTGTCCAGGGCATCACCAACCTGATCACCACGCCGGGCCTGATCAACCTCGACTTCGCCGACGTCAAGTCGGTGATGTCCGGTGCAGGCTCGGCGCTGATGGGCATCGGGTCCTCGCGCGGCGAGGGCCGGGCGGTGCAGGCCGCCGAGAAGGCCATCAACTCGCCACTGCTCGAGGCGTCGATGGACGGCGCGCAGGGCGTGCTGCTCTCGATCGCCGGTGGCTCCGACCTGGGGCTGTTCGAGATCCACGAGGCCGCGTCGCTGGTCCAGGAGGCCGCGCACCCCGAGGCGAACATCATCTTCGGCACGGTGATCGACGACTCCCTCGGCGACGAGGTCCGCGTCACGGTGATAGCGGCCGGGTTCGAGGGCGGCACCCCGACGCACAAGAAGCTGGAGCCCGCGGTCTTCCGCCAGGGCACCCAGAAGCCGGCCGAGCCGGCCGCGACCCAGCCGGCCGCGCCGCAGGCGCCGGCCACCCAGCAGACGTCGCCGACCTCGCCCGTCACCCCGACCACCCCTGCTGCGCCGCCCGCCGGTGCCCAGGGGCAGGCGGCCGACCGGACCGCGCCGCACCTGCCCGCGTCGGTCTCGGCGGACCGGACCGGTGTGCTGCCGCCGGCGCAGCCGACCGCTCCCGCGCCGCGCCAGCCCGACCTCCGGAACGAGCACGCCGCCCCGGGGGCCGACGCCACCGGGCCGGTCTCCGCGCCGGCCTCGCACGGCACCGCGGCCCGCCCGCCCGCCGCCGCGGACCCCGCGGAGGACGAGGTGGACGTCCCGCCCTTCATGCGCCGCTGA
- the murC gene encoding UDP-N-acetylmuramate--L-alanine ligase, which produces MSGIARILLARGITVSGSDARESRTVTALRALGARVEVGHDAAHLRHDGEDPPTVVVSTAIRETNPELAAAREQGLQVVHRAVALAALTEGRRLVAVAGTHGKTSTTSMVTVALQHTGADPSFAIGGDLSVSGSGAHHGSGDVFVVEADESDGSFTAFAPSVAVVTNVEPDHLDHHGDEATYRAVFERFLERLVPGATLVTCADDPGSELVAVHAERAGTTVRRYGRTATGSQDARLLDFAPDGVGSRTRFRWGGEEHELALGVPGEHMALNALGAFLAGTAVDQDPAALLEGLAGFGGVQRRFEFKGRVRGVAVYDDYAHHPTEVAATLRAAREAAPVVQGRRGRVLVAFQPHLYSRTRLFAGEFGASLSLADEVMVLDVYGAREDPEPGVGPALITDRVRLPAERVHRAPSWEKTPAAIAALAADGDTVITMGAGDITALGPEILRELAVGDDGA; this is translated from the coding sequence ATGAGCGGGATCGCCCGCATCCTGCTGGCCCGCGGGATCACCGTCTCGGGCTCCGACGCCCGCGAGTCCCGGACCGTCACCGCGCTGCGCGCGCTCGGTGCCCGGGTCGAGGTCGGTCACGACGCCGCCCACCTGCGCCACGACGGCGAGGACCCGCCGACGGTCGTCGTCTCCACCGCGATCCGGGAGACCAACCCGGAGCTGGCCGCCGCCCGCGAGCAGGGCCTGCAGGTCGTCCACCGGGCGGTCGCGCTCGCCGCGCTCACCGAGGGCCGACGGCTCGTCGCGGTCGCCGGGACGCACGGCAAGACGTCGACGACGTCGATGGTCACCGTCGCCCTCCAGCACACGGGCGCCGACCCGTCGTTCGCCATCGGCGGCGACCTGTCGGTGTCGGGCAGCGGGGCCCACCACGGCAGCGGCGACGTCTTCGTCGTCGAGGCCGACGAGAGCGACGGCTCCTTCACCGCGTTCGCGCCGTCGGTCGCGGTCGTCACCAACGTCGAGCCCGACCACCTCGACCACCACGGCGACGAGGCCACCTACCGCGCCGTGTTCGAGCGGTTCCTGGAGCGGCTCGTCCCCGGCGCCACCCTGGTCACCTGCGCCGACGACCCGGGCTCCGAGCTGGTCGCGGTGCACGCCGAGCGTGCCGGGACCACCGTGCGCCGCTACGGCCGCACCGCCACCGGCTCGCAGGACGCGCGATTGCTCGACTTCGCGCCCGACGGCGTCGGGTCCCGCACCCGGTTCCGGTGGGGCGGCGAGGAGCACGAGCTCGCACTCGGCGTGCCGGGCGAGCACATGGCGCTCAACGCGCTCGGTGCGTTCCTCGCCGGGACCGCCGTCGACCAGGATCCGGCGGCCCTGCTCGAGGGGCTCGCCGGGTTCGGCGGGGTGCAGCGGCGGTTCGAGTTCAAGGGCCGCGTCCGCGGCGTCGCCGTCTACGACGACTACGCCCACCACCCCACCGAGGTCGCCGCGACCCTGCGCGCCGCGCGCGAGGCCGCGCCGGTGGTCCAGGGCCGCCGCGGACGGGTGCTGGTGGCGTTCCAGCCCCACCTGTACTCCCGGACCCGGCTGTTCGCGGGCGAGTTCGGCGCGTCGCTGTCGCTCGCGGACGAGGTGATGGTCCTCGACGTCTACGGTGCCCGGGAGGACCCCGAGCCCGGAGTCGGCCCGGCCCTGATCACCGACCGGGTGCGGCTGCCGGCCGAGCGGGTGCACCGCGCACCGTCGTGGGAGAAGACCCCCGCGGCGATCGCGGCGCTCGCCGCCGACGGCGACACGGTGATCACCATGGGGGCCGGCGACATCACGGCGCTCGGCCCGGAGATCCTGCGCGAGCTGGCGGTCGGCGACGACGGGGCATGA
- the murG gene encoding undecaprenyldiphospho-muramoylpentapeptide beta-N-acetylglucosaminyltransferase, translated as MSVVVAGGGSAGHIEPALAVADAVRRLVPGARVTALGTEKGLDTQLIPARGYPLELIPPVPLPRKPSADLLKLPGNVRGAVKRVREVLEAAEADVVVGFGGFVSLPAYLGARNRVPVVVHEANARAGLANKVGARFAAAVCTAVPGTGLANEEVVGMPLRRSITTLDRAALRPEARTYFNLPPHGPVLLVFGGSQGARSLNEAVAAILPTLTERGISVLHAYGKNGTPADPRPGYVPMPYIDRMDLAYASADVVLGRSGMTTVAELTAVGLPAVYVPLPHGNGEQALNARPVVQAGGGKLVADEDLTAERALDELVPMLTDPDLALAMGRRARAAGHGEADEKIARIVMEVAGR; from the coding sequence CTGTCGGTCGTCGTCGCCGGGGGTGGCTCGGCCGGGCACATCGAGCCGGCCCTCGCCGTCGCCGACGCCGTCCGCCGACTCGTCCCCGGCGCCCGGGTCACCGCGCTCGGCACCGAGAAGGGCCTGGACACCCAGCTGATCCCGGCCCGCGGCTACCCGCTCGAGCTGATCCCGCCGGTGCCGCTGCCCCGTAAGCCCAGCGCCGACCTGCTGAAGCTGCCCGGCAACGTCCGCGGTGCCGTCAAGCGGGTACGCGAGGTGCTGGAGGCGGCGGAGGCCGACGTCGTCGTCGGGTTCGGCGGGTTCGTCTCGCTGCCGGCCTACCTCGGCGCCCGCAACCGGGTCCCGGTCGTCGTGCACGAGGCGAACGCCCGCGCCGGGCTGGCGAACAAGGTCGGCGCGCGGTTCGCCGCGGCCGTCTGCACCGCCGTCCCGGGTACCGGGCTCGCGAACGAGGAGGTGGTCGGCATGCCGCTGCGCCGGTCGATCACCACGCTCGACCGGGCCGCGCTGCGCCCGGAGGCCAGGACCTACTTCAACCTGCCCCCGCACGGGCCGGTGCTGCTCGTCTTCGGGGGCTCGCAGGGCGCGCGTTCCCTCAACGAGGCGGTGGCCGCGATCCTGCCGACGCTCACCGAGCGCGGCATCTCCGTGCTGCACGCCTACGGGAAGAACGGCACCCCGGCCGACCCGCGGCCCGGGTACGTCCCGATGCCCTACATCGACCGGATGGACCTGGCCTACGCGTCGGCCGACGTCGTCCTCGGCCGGTCCGGCATGACCACGGTCGCCGAGCTGACCGCGGTCGGGCTGCCCGCCGTCTACGTCCCGCTGCCGCACGGCAACGGGGAGCAGGCGCTCAACGCCCGCCCGGTCGTCCAGGCCGGTGGCGGGAAGCTCGTCGCCGACGAGGACCTGACCGCCGAGCGGGCGCTCGACGAGCTCGTGCCGATGCTCACCGATCCGGACCTCGCCCTGGCGATGGGCCGCCGGGCCCGCGCGGCCGGGCACGGCGAGGCGGACGAGAAGATCGCGCGGATCGTGATGGAGGTGGCGGGGCGGTGA
- a CDS encoding YggT family protein → MSTAIGFLIYYVLFFFWLLLAARIVVEMVRSFARQWRPAGPPAVALEVVFTVTDPPVKLLRRVIPVVRIGGVGLDLSIMVLVLVVFIAMTAVRSQLLG, encoded by the coding sequence GTGTCCACCGCGATCGGCTTCCTGATCTATTACGTCCTGTTCTTCTTCTGGCTGCTGCTCGCGGCCCGGATCGTCGTCGAGATGGTCCGGTCGTTCGCGCGCCAGTGGCGACCCGCCGGCCCGCCCGCGGTGGCGCTCGAGGTCGTCTTCACCGTGACCGACCCTCCGGTCAAATTGCTGCGGAGAGTGATCCCCGTGGTCCGTATCGGAGGCGTCGGACTGGACCTGTCGATTATGGTGCTGGTGCTGGTGGTGTTCATCGCGATGACCGCCGTCAGATCACAGCTCCTGGGATGA
- a CDS encoding DivIVA domain-containing protein, which translates to MPLTPADVHNVAFSKPPIGKRGYNEDEVDAFLDLVEAELARLIGENDDLRDQVSQLEQRLGDAEADLDEARSQPAPAQTQALQASPSPMGRGPGAPAPQLAGAVAAAADDGGDHHVQAAKVLGLAQEMADRLTAEAKNEADTMLSDARTKSEQLLSDARTKADGLVNDARSRAETMLNDARTRSETLERQSRDKAAGLVSDAERKQNEIMGAIQRDKSVLEKKIDELRTFEREYRTRLKTYLESQLRDLEGRGSAAPSDSSGTANRSGSNGGYAASGYGQRADTGS; encoded by the coding sequence ATGCCGCTGACGCCCGCCGACGTACACAACGTCGCGTTCAGCAAACCCCCGATCGGTAAGCGGGGATACAACGAGGACGAGGTCGACGCCTTCCTCGATCTGGTCGAGGCCGAGCTGGCCCGGCTGATCGGGGAGAACGACGACCTCCGAGACCAGGTCTCCCAGCTCGAGCAGCGCCTCGGCGACGCCGAGGCCGACCTGGACGAGGCCCGGAGCCAGCCGGCTCCGGCCCAGACCCAGGCGCTGCAGGCGTCGCCGTCGCCGATGGGCCGTGGCCCGGGTGCGCCCGCGCCGCAGCTGGCCGGTGCCGTGGCCGCTGCCGCCGACGACGGCGGTGACCACCACGTGCAGGCCGCGAAGGTCCTGGGCCTGGCCCAGGAGATGGCCGACCGGCTGACCGCCGAGGCGAAGAACGAGGCCGACACGATGCTGTCGGATGCCCGGACCAAGTCCGAGCAGCTCCTCTCCGACGCCCGGACGAAGGCCGACGGCCTCGTCAACGACGCGCGCTCGCGTGCGGAGACCATGCTCAACGACGCCCGTACCCGTTCCGAGACGCTCGAGCGGCAGTCGCGCGACAAGGCCGCAGGCCTGGTCAGCGACGCCGAGCGCAAGCAGAACGAGATCATGGGTGCCATCCAGCGGGACAAGTCCGTGCTGGAGAAGAAGATCGACGAGCTCCGCACCTTCGAGCGCGAGTACCGGACCCGGCTCAAGACCTACCTGGAGTCGCAGCTGCGCGACCTGGAGGGCCGCGGGTCGGCCGCACCGTCGGACAGCTCCGGCACGGCCAACCGGTCGGGCTCGAACGGTGGGTACGCCGCCTCCGGCTACGGCCAGCGGGCCGACACCGGGAGCTGA